The Pseudomonas asiatica genome has a segment encoding these proteins:
- a CDS encoding SlyX family protein codes for MSLESRVVELETRQAFQDDTIQALNDVVVEQGRVIERLQLQMAELIKRYEEMVGQYGSEGDEAPPPHY; via the coding sequence ATGTCGCTTGAATCGCGAGTGGTCGAACTGGAAACACGCCAGGCGTTCCAGGATGACACCATCCAGGCGCTGAATGACGTGGTGGTCGAGCAGGGGCGGGTGATCGAGCGGCTGCAGTTGCAGATGGCCGAGCTGATCAAGCGTTACGAAGAGATGGTTGGCCAGTACGGCAGCGAAGGGGACGAGGCGCCACCGCCTCATTATTGA
- a CDS encoding FmdB family zinc ribbon protein has product MPLYDYQCASCEHRMEVLQKISAAPLTDCPACQAPALKKLLSVPGFRLSGNGWYETDFKTGAKKNLAGGDKAD; this is encoded by the coding sequence ATGCCCCTTTATGACTATCAATGTGCATCCTGCGAGCACCGCATGGAAGTGCTGCAGAAGATCAGCGCCGCGCCGCTGACCGATTGCCCGGCCTGCCAGGCGCCGGCGCTGAAGAAGCTGCTGTCGGTGCCAGGCTTCCGCCTGAGCGGTAACGGTTGGTACGAAACCGACTTCAAGACCGGGGCGAAAAAGAATCTGGCAGGCGGCGACAAGGCCGACTGA
- a CDS encoding cold-shock protein, whose amino-acid sequence MFKIVHLVTGVAALLLSLIPSLKTDATPFLQQPDAVYLALLGLLNLVLAPVVPLYYRGARQQLQHLACALLVVAVVLQTLTLLARPEMGNLAALVCAALAVAVHLAVGFARIPRKARASQHAAQDAGNRDTGTVKWFNTSKGFGFISRDSGDDIFVHFRAIRGEGHRILVEGQRVEFSVMHRDKGLQAEDVVAVTRR is encoded by the coding sequence ATGTTCAAGATCGTCCATCTGGTGACGGGCGTGGCAGCCTTGCTGCTATCGCTCATACCCAGCCTGAAAACCGATGCGACACCCTTCCTGCAACAACCCGACGCGGTCTACCTTGCCCTGCTCGGCCTGCTCAACCTGGTGCTGGCCCCGGTCGTGCCACTGTACTACCGCGGCGCGCGGCAGCAGTTGCAGCACCTGGCCTGTGCCCTGCTGGTGGTGGCCGTGGTGCTGCAGACCCTGACACTGCTGGCCCGCCCGGAAATGGGCAACCTGGCCGCACTGGTCTGCGCGGCGCTGGCCGTGGCCGTGCACCTGGCCGTGGGCTTTGCCCGCATCCCGCGCAAGGCACGCGCCAGCCAGCACGCGGCGCAGGATGCCGGCAATCGTGATACCGGTACCGTGAAGTGGTTCAACACGTCCAAAGGCTTCGGCTTCATCTCCCGCGACTCGGGCGATGATATCTTCGTGCACTTTCGCGCCATTCGCGGCGAAGGCCACCGCATCCTGGTGGAAGGCCAGCGCGTGGAGTTTTCCGTGATGCACCGCGACAAGGGCCTGCAGGCCGAGGATGTGGTTGCGGTAACCCGCCGCTGA
- a CDS encoding ribbon-helix-helix domain-containing protein gives MMQASKRVAGQGRWPGKQCIDPFKADFDMLQTQPVSRSVRLNGFSTCLRLEAVYWGILERIAAANRCSVSAVLSYVDREVHLRQGGVRNFSGLIRVICVAWLLDPPSVR, from the coding sequence ATGATGCAAGCAAGCAAACGTGTGGCTGGCCAGGGGCGTTGGCCGGGTAAACAGTGCATCGACCCGTTCAAGGCGGATTTCGACATGTTGCAGACCCAGCCGGTGTCACGCTCGGTGCGGCTCAACGGCTTTTCCACCTGCCTGCGGCTGGAGGCCGTCTACTGGGGCATCCTGGAGCGCATCGCCGCGGCCAACCGCTGCTCGGTCAGCGCGGTGCTGTCCTACGTCGACCGCGAGGTACACCTGCGCCAGGGTGGGGTGCGCAACTTCAGCGGGCTGATCAGGGTGATCTGCGTCGCCTGGCTGCTGGACCCGCCAAGTGTGCGCTGA
- a CDS encoding HIT family protein produces MFVLDSRLQQDSLVLGEFALCQLLLSKDANYPWFILVPKRAGISELFELDAAEQQQLWQETTSLAEALKASYSADKMNVATLGNVVSQLHMHVIVRQRDDAAWPAPVWGKCPAVAYTDDQVQAIRQRLRGLQLAGYQEA; encoded by the coding sequence GTGTTCGTCCTCGATTCGCGTTTGCAGCAGGATTCGCTGGTGCTGGGGGAGTTTGCGCTGTGCCAGTTGCTGCTGAGCAAGGATGCCAACTATCCATGGTTCATCCTGGTGCCCAAGCGCGCCGGTATCAGCGAACTGTTCGAGCTCGATGCTGCGGAGCAGCAGCAGTTGTGGCAGGAAACCACCAGCCTGGCCGAAGCGCTGAAAGCCAGCTACAGCGCCGACAAGATGAACGTGGCCACCCTGGGCAATGTGGTCAGCCAGTTGCACATGCACGTGATCGTGCGCCAGCGCGACGACGCCGCCTGGCCGGCACCGGTGTGGGGCAAGTGCCCGGCGGTGGCCTACACCGACGACCAGGTGCAAGCCATTCGTCAGCGCCTGCGCGGGCTGCAGCTCGCCGGCTACCAGGAGGCCTGA
- a CDS encoding Dps family protein: MAIDIGISEEDRKSIVDGLSRLLSDTYVLYLKTHNFHWNVTGPSFRTLHLMFEEQYNELALAVDSIAERIRALGFPAPGAYAFYARHSSIKEEEGVPPADEMIRQLVQGQEAVVRTARSIFPVVDKVSDEPTADLLTQRMQVHEKTAWMLRVLLDGK, from the coding sequence ATGGCAATCGATATCGGTATCAGTGAAGAAGATCGCAAGTCCATCGTCGATGGATTGTCCCGCCTGTTGTCGGATACCTACGTGCTGTATCTGAAAACCCATAACTTCCACTGGAACGTCACCGGTCCGTCGTTCCGCACCCTGCACCTGATGTTCGAAGAGCAGTACAACGAACTGGCGCTGGCGGTCGACTCGATCGCCGAGCGCATTCGCGCTCTGGGCTTTCCGGCGCCGGGGGCTTATGCATTCTATGCGCGGCACTCCTCGATCAAGGAGGAAGAAGGGGTGCCGCCTGCCGACGAGATGATCCGCCAGCTGGTCCAGGGCCAGGAAGCCGTGGTGCGTACCGCGCGCAGCATCTTCCCGGTGGTGGACAAGGTCAGTGACGAGCCGACCGCCGACCTGCTGACCCAGCGCATGCAGGTGCACGAGAAAACCGCCTGGATGCTGCGGGTGCTGCTCGACGGCAAGTAG